In one window of Nerophis ophidion isolate RoL-2023_Sa linkage group LG05, RoL_Noph_v1.0, whole genome shotgun sequence DNA:
- the LOC133552329 gene encoding cytochrome c oxidase subunit 5B, mitochondrial-like, producing MAARLLLRSGFRAALSRRAAAVPSMCRNMAAGGIPTDEEQATGLEKVIMKATKEGSDPYSMMRPKDYAGSKVDPHLVPSITNKRIVGCVCEEDNTAVVWFWLHEGEAQRCPSCGAHYKLVPHELPH from the coding sequence ATGGCTGCAAGGTTACTCCTCCGCTCAGGCTTCAGGGCCGCGCTGAGCCGCCGGGCCGCTGCTGTCCCGTCAATGTGCCGCAACATGGCAGCTGGAGGAATTCCTACTGATGAAGAACAAGCCACCGGCCTGGAGAAGGTCATCATGAAGGCCACGAAGGAGGGCTCTGACCCTTACAGCATGATGAGGCCCAAGGACTACGCCGGCTCCAAAGTGGATCCTCACTTGGTTCCCTCCATCACCAACAAGAGGATCGTGGGATGTGTGTGCGAGGAAGACAACACGGCGGTGGTGTGGTTCTGGCTCCACGAGGGCGAGGCCCAGCGCTGTCCGTCCTGCGGTGCCCACTACAAACTGGTCCCACACGAACTCCCCCACTAG